The Geothrix sp. genome has a window encoding:
- the pruA gene encoding L-glutamate gamma-semialdehyde dehydrogenase: MSNAIFCLPESVNEPINPYAPGTRERALLKAELERQYHLELDIPLIIGGQEIRTGKTQKAVCPHDHGHVLARFHEAGEAEVRMAIDAAMAAKKAWEATPWEDRAAIFHKMGSLISSKYRYILNAATMLNQSKSAFQAEIDSTCETADFLRFNAGFMEQIYRQQPISDPHVWNRVHYRALEGFVLAVTPFNFTAIAANLPTAPAIMGNTVVWKPASTSILSNYYLMQLYKEAGLPDGVINFVPGRGSMIGKVALEDRNFAGLHFTGSTGVFNSMWKTISGNLERYRSYPRIVGETGGKDYVFMHQSGDVAQTAAAIVRAGFEYQGQKCSACSRVYAPASRWPELKERLLGLLAEIRMGDVRDFRNYFNAVIDEAAFDNTMKYIELARHAKDAEILAGGKGDKSKGWFIEPTIILTTNPKFVSMEEEIFAPVVTIFVYDDDKLDETLKILDETSPYALTGAIFARDRYVINHLTEALANTAGNFYINDKPTGAVVGHQPFGGSRASGTNDKAGSFLNLIRWTSPRTIKESFTPPADIKFPFLEAE; the protein is encoded by the coding sequence ATGTCCAATGCCATTTTCTGTCTTCCCGAATCCGTCAATGAACCCATCAACCCCTATGCCCCCGGAACCCGGGAGCGCGCTCTTCTGAAGGCCGAACTGGAACGGCAGTACCACCTCGAGCTGGACATCCCGCTCATCATCGGGGGCCAGGAAATCCGCACCGGAAAGACCCAAAAGGCCGTCTGCCCCCACGACCACGGGCATGTCCTCGCGCGCTTCCACGAGGCCGGTGAAGCGGAAGTCCGCATGGCCATCGACGCCGCCATGGCCGCCAAGAAGGCCTGGGAGGCCACGCCCTGGGAGGATCGCGCGGCCATTTTCCACAAGATGGGCAGCCTCATCTCCTCGAAGTACCGCTACATCCTGAACGCCGCCACGATGCTGAACCAGTCGAAGAGCGCCTTCCAGGCGGAGATCGACAGCACCTGCGAAACGGCCGATTTCCTGCGCTTCAATGCCGGGTTCATGGAGCAGATCTACCGCCAGCAGCCCATCTCCGATCCGCATGTGTGGAACCGCGTCCACTACCGGGCGTTGGAGGGCTTCGTCCTCGCCGTGACGCCCTTCAACTTCACCGCCATCGCCGCAAACCTGCCCACGGCCCCCGCCATCATGGGCAACACGGTGGTGTGGAAGCCCGCCTCCACCTCCATCCTGTCGAACTACTACCTCATGCAGCTCTACAAGGAAGCCGGGCTGCCGGATGGCGTCATCAACTTCGTCCCCGGCCGCGGTTCCATGATCGGCAAGGTCGCGCTGGAGGACCGGAACTTCGCGGGCCTGCACTTCACCGGCTCCACGGGCGTCTTCAACAGCATGTGGAAGACCATCAGCGGCAACCTGGAGCGCTACCGCAGCTATCCCCGCATCGTGGGCGAGACTGGCGGCAAGGACTATGTCTTCATGCACCAGTCCGGCGATGTGGCCCAGACCGCCGCCGCCATCGTGCGCGCGGGCTTCGAATACCAGGGCCAGAAATGCTCGGCCTGCTCCCGGGTGTATGCCCCCGCCTCCCGCTGGCCCGAGCTGAAGGAGCGGCTCCTCGGCCTGCTCGCCGAGATCCGCATGGGCGATGTGCGCGACTTCCGGAACTACTTCAACGCTGTCATCGACGAAGCCGCCTTCGACAACACGATGAAGTACATCGAGCTGGCCCGGCATGCGAAGGACGCCGAGATCCTCGCCGGCGGCAAGGGCGACAAGTCCAAGGGCTGGTTCATTGAGCCCACGATCATCCTCACCACCAATCCCAAGTTCGTGAGCATGGAGGAGGAGATCTTCGCCCCCGTGGTCACCATCTTCGTCTATGACGACGACAAGCTCGACGAGACGCTGAAGATCCTGGACGAGACCTCGCCCTACGCCCTCACCGGCGCGATCTTCGCCCGCGACCGTTATGTGATCAACCACCTCACCGAGGCCCTGGCCAACACGGCGGGGAACTTCTACATCAACGACAAGCCCACCGGGGCCGTGGTCGGCCACCAGCCCTTCGGCGGCTCCCGGGCCTCGGGCACCAACGACAAGGCCGGCAGCTTCCTGAACCTGATCCGCTGGACCTCCCCGCGCACCATCAAAGAGAGCTTCACGCCGCCCGCCGACATCAAGTTCCCCTTCCTCGAAGCGGAATGA
- a CDS encoding 4Fe-4S binding protein: MKQLVIDFQKCDAGRNCNHECEMECAIKVFKVDDPAQAALQIKAYEEGGGKAVLCDQCGDCVVVCPTEALKRNKLGVVMIDKQLCVGCYMCIGFCEKEAFMRNPDWIVPHKCTSCGICVKVCPHGALSIVEVPEPAVRII; the protein is encoded by the coding sequence ATGAAACAGCTGGTGATCGACTTCCAGAAGTGCGATGCAGGGCGCAACTGCAATCACGAATGCGAAATGGAGTGCGCCATCAAGGTCTTCAAGGTGGACGATCCCGCCCAGGCGGCCCTCCAGATCAAGGCCTACGAGGAGGGCGGCGGCAAGGCCGTCCTCTGCGACCAGTGCGGCGACTGCGTGGTGGTCTGCCCCACCGAGGCCCTGAAGCGCAACAAGCTGGGTGTGGTGATGATCGACAAGCAGCTCTGCGTGGGCTGCTACATGTGCATCGGCTTCTGCGAAAAGGAAGCCTTCATGCGGAATCCCGATTGGATCGTGCCCCACAAGTGCACCTCGTGCGGCATCTGCGTGAAGGTCTGCCCCCACGGCGCCCTCTCCATCGTGGAAGTCCCCGAGCCGGCCGTTCGGATCATCTGA
- a CDS encoding ABC transporter ATP-binding protein, which yields MSRAVLLEARNLQVHRGRVQVLAVPELDLRAGEVLALMGPNGAGKSTLMLALAGLLPLSEGCLRFNGTELRSRSDRETYRRRMTMVFQDPLLFDATVAQNIATGMKLRGLPAGERGPRVRAWAQRLGIGDLLDRSARRLSGGEAQRTALARALVLEPEILFLDEPFSALDAHTREGLLDDLGRILAEAGCTAVFSTHDHGEAARLAHRLVVMKEGAILQTGGLREVMNHPQDPFVATFVGMETLLKGRVTACREGLLTLRLGKGAGDHEVLAMGEAQPGQTALVGIRPEHVALSLQTDKSSSARNAFQGTVTKVIPRGPFFKVELDCGFFLAAFVTSQSLTELGLEPGRQVVASFKATAAHLIRREGLHAEV from the coding sequence ATGAGCCGGGCGGTCCTGCTGGAGGCACGGAACCTCCAGGTCCATCGGGGCCGCGTCCAGGTCCTGGCCGTCCCCGAGCTGGACCTGCGCGCGGGCGAGGTTCTGGCCCTCATGGGTCCCAACGGCGCCGGAAAGAGCACCCTGATGCTGGCCCTGGCTGGCCTTCTGCCTCTGTCCGAGGGATGCCTCCGCTTCAATGGCACCGAGCTGCGATCCCGCTCGGACCGGGAGACCTACCGGCGTCGCATGACCATGGTCTTCCAGGATCCCCTGCTCTTCGACGCCACCGTGGCCCAGAACATCGCCACCGGCATGAAGCTGCGGGGCCTTCCCGCTGGGGAGCGTGGGCCCCGGGTCCGCGCGTGGGCCCAGCGCCTGGGCATCGGGGACCTGCTCGACCGGTCGGCCCGGCGCCTCTCCGGGGGCGAGGCCCAGCGCACCGCCCTGGCCCGGGCCCTTGTGCTGGAACCGGAGATCCTCTTCCTGGACGAGCCCTTCAGCGCCCTGGACGCCCACACCCGCGAAGGCCTCCTGGACGACCTGGGGCGCATCCTCGCCGAGGCCGGCTGCACGGCGGTCTTCTCCACCCATGACCACGGGGAGGCCGCCCGGCTTGCCCACCGCCTCGTGGTGATGAAGGAGGGCGCCATCCTCCAGACCGGGGGCCTCCGTGAAGTGATGAACCACCCCCAGGATCCCTTCGTGGCCACCTTCGTGGGGATGGAGACGCTGCTCAAAGGCCGGGTGACGGCCTGTCGCGAGGGCCTCCTGACCCTGCGGCTCGGAAAGGGCGCCGGGGACCATGAAGTGCTGGCCATGGGCGAAGCCCAGCCTGGCCAGACCGCCCTGGTGGGCATCCGACCTGAACATGTGGCCCTTTCTTTACAGACCGACAAATCCAGCAGCGCCCGAAATGCCTTCCAGGGGACTGTGACGAAGGTCATTCCCCGGGGCCCTTTCTTCAAGGTCGAGCTGGATTGCGGGTTCTTCCTGGCAGCCTTCGTCACCTCGCAATCCCTGACAGAGCTTGGGCTTGAACCGGGGCGCCAGGTGGTGGCCTCCTTCAAGGCCACCGCCGCCCACCTCATCCGCCGGGAAGGGCTCCACGCCGAAGTGTGA
- a CDS encoding ABC transporter permease has protein sequence MDLIWEGLRKALELLLTLDPEVLRVTLLSLQVSGAATLISLVIGLGIAVPVALNEFPGRRLVIALLNTGMGLPPVVVGLFVTVLLWRSGPLGFLEILYTPSAMILAQAVIASPIIAGISLSALQHLPPGLRLQVLALGASRPQMVWLLLKEARLPLLAAVMAGFGGVISEVGASIMVGGNIKGQTRVLTTATVMETGRGNFEVAFALSIILLILAFAVNAVLTHLQQRDRPR, from the coding sequence ATGGATCTGATCTGGGAGGGCCTCCGGAAAGCGCTGGAGCTGTTGCTCACGCTGGACCCGGAAGTCCTCCGGGTCACCCTGCTCTCCCTCCAGGTCTCGGGCGCCGCCACGCTCATCAGCCTGGTCATCGGACTGGGCATCGCCGTGCCCGTGGCCCTCAACGAATTCCCAGGCAGGCGCCTGGTCATCGCCCTGCTGAACACGGGCATGGGCCTGCCCCCCGTGGTGGTGGGCCTCTTCGTGACCGTGCTGCTGTGGCGGAGCGGGCCGCTGGGCTTCCTGGAGATCCTCTACACGCCGAGCGCCATGATCCTCGCCCAGGCCGTCATCGCCTCGCCCATCATCGCAGGCATCAGCCTCTCGGCCCTCCAGCACCTGCCGCCGGGCCTGCGCCTGCAGGTCCTGGCCTTGGGCGCCTCCCGCCCTCAGATGGTGTGGCTGCTGCTGAAGGAAGCCCGCCTGCCCCTGCTGGCCGCCGTGATGGCGGGCTTCGGCGGCGTCATTTCCGAAGTGGGCGCCTCCATCATGGTGGGCGGCAACATCAAGGGCCAGACGCGGGTGCTGACGACGGCCACCGTGATGGAGACGGGTCGCGGCAATTTCGAAGTGGCCTTCGCCCTCAGCATCATCCTGCTGATCCTGGCCTTCGCCGTGAACGCGGTACTGACCCATCTCCAGCAGCGGGACCGGCCCCGATGA